From Pararhodobacter zhoushanensis, the proteins below share one genomic window:
- a CDS encoding DUF1294 domain-containing protein: MSVTVFYAIALYLVAINLLTFAMFRIDKQRAIGDGWRIPEANLLTAAFFGGSVGARAGQVLLRHKSRKEPFRSQLKGIMILQVAVVMIATAAFFMPSQRGRVLSMLQATLTAQSAPAESFSRPAQVIIHRGVN; encoded by the coding sequence ATGTCCGTTACCGTGTTTTACGCCATCGCGCTCTATTTGGTCGCGATCAACCTTCTCACCTTTGCGATGTTTCGCATCGACAAGCAGCGCGCCATCGGCGACGGCTGGCGCATCCCTGAGGCCAATCTGCTGACGGCCGCGTTCTTCGGCGGCTCGGTGGGCGCGCGCGCCGGGCAGGTGTTGTTGCGCCACAAGTCCCGCAAAGAGCCGTTCCGCAGTCAGCTCAAAGGCATCATGATCCTGCAGGTCGCCGTCGTGATGATCGCAACGGCAGCGTTCTTCATGCCGTCTCAGCGCGGTCGTGTCCTCTCGATGCTGCAAGCCACGCTGACCGCACAGAGCGCGCCTGCCGAGTCTTTCAGCAGACCGGCCCAAGTGATCATCCACCGCGGCGTGAACTGA
- a CDS encoding SHOCT domain-containing protein has protein sequence MAHLTQEGRSLVASIAARHGLSEAAVEHMLYAVAAGHGTQAQFNCPELGGMGQWSLGGMTMVGDMFNNGLKARVDALCSELSGIVRDHAIFGAPTSSQTQSQGGNSGTPGVSLYVQPAGNGWPSELGQPASVGTQNDMRYAWFPQARRLAIDVAGTMTVYDTGDHQISGFGQAQSGGQSLSFNSQYGLIDVSQLRVVEGAALPVADPVAEPPQQRWEPTPAPAQNPAPSAPPAAEPMSDDQIFSRIERLAGLFEKGILTQTEYETKKAELLARL, from the coding sequence GTGGCACACCTGACCCAAGAAGGCCGCTCACTGGTGGCGTCGATTGCCGCGCGGCACGGGCTGAGCGAGGCTGCGGTCGAGCATATGCTCTATGCCGTCGCTGCTGGTCACGGCACGCAGGCGCAGTTCAACTGCCCCGAGCTGGGCGGCATGGGGCAATGGTCGCTGGGCGGCATGACCATGGTCGGCGACATGTTCAACAACGGGCTGAAGGCGCGGGTTGACGCGCTGTGTTCCGAGCTGTCGGGGATCGTGCGCGATCATGCGATCTTTGGCGCGCCAACCTCGTCGCAGACGCAGTCGCAGGGCGGGAACTCTGGCACGCCGGGCGTCAGCCTGTATGTGCAGCCTGCCGGGAACGGCTGGCCATCCGAGCTGGGCCAGCCCGCGTCGGTCGGCACACAAAACGACATGCGTTATGCGTGGTTCCCGCAGGCGCGGCGGCTGGCGATTGATGTCGCAGGCACGATGACCGTCTACGATACCGGCGATCACCAGATCAGCGGTTTCGGTCAGGCGCAGAGCGGCGGGCAGAGCCTGTCGTTCAACAGCCAGTACGGCCTGATCGACGTGTCGCAACTGCGCGTAGTCGAGGGTGCGGCGCTCCCTGTTGCTGACCCCGTTGCCGAGCCTCCGCAACAACGCTGGGAGCCGACACCCGCCCCCGCGCAAAACCCCGCGCCGTCGGCGCCGCCCGCTGCTGAACCCATGAGCGACGACCAGATCTTCAGCCGGATCGAGCGTCTGGCGGGCCTGTTCGAAAAGGGCATCCTCACCCAGACCGAATACGAGACGAAAAAGGCCGAACTGCTCGCCCGTCTCTGA
- a CDS encoding LysR family transcriptional regulator, whose amino-acid sequence MDRLTEMEAFATVVDQGGFTDAARKMGISKSAVSKHVSSLEARLGARLLNRTTRRVSPTEIGLVYYDRARRVLNDAGEADSIVTAMQSAPSGVLRMSVATDFGVGLLSPILDEFLSEYPEISVNMVLKNRYVELISEGFDMSIRVGEMEDSSLRARKITETAQRLIASPRYIQEHGRPAKIDDLNEHRLLHYSNQSSANVWRITAASGEVRQVRGNGWLTVNDGHSLLNAAVKGLGIAYLPSFLYHDAMAQGLVEDVIPELPQTTLGIYAVYPPGRFTQPKVRAFIDFLVEQFAEKGPEIW is encoded by the coding sequence ATGGACCGTCTGACCGAAATGGAAGCTTTTGCTACGGTGGTCGACCAAGGCGGGTTTACCGACGCGGCACGCAAGATGGGGATTTCCAAATCCGCCGTCTCAAAGCACGTCTCATCGCTGGAAGCCCGGCTGGGCGCGCGCCTGCTGAACCGCACGACGCGCCGGGTCAGCCCCACCGAGATTGGCCTTGTTTACTATGATCGCGCCCGCCGCGTGCTGAATGACGCAGGCGAAGCGGACAGCATTGTCACCGCCATGCAATCGGCCCCCTCAGGCGTGCTGCGGATGTCGGTTGCCACCGATTTCGGCGTGGGTTTGCTGTCGCCGATCCTGGATGAATTTCTGTCGGAATATCCTGAAATCAGCGTCAACATGGTGCTCAAGAACCGCTATGTCGAGCTGATCTCGGAAGGGTTCGACATGTCCATTCGCGTCGGCGAGATGGAAGACAGCTCGCTGCGCGCCCGCAAGATCACCGAGACGGCGCAGCGCCTGATCGCCTCGCCGCGCTATATTCAAGAGCATGGCCGCCCGGCCAAGATCGACGATCTGAACGAGCATCGCCTGCTGCATTATTCGAATCAATCCAGCGCCAATGTCTGGCGCATCACCGCCGCCTCGGGTGAGGTGCGGCAGGTGCGCGGCAATGGCTGGCTGACGGTCAATGACGGCCACTCGCTGCTCAACGCAGCGGTCAAGGGGCTGGGCATCGCCTATCTGCCGAGCTTTCTGTACCACGACGCGATGGCGCAAGGACTGGTCGAGGACGTGATCCCCGAGCTGCCGCAAACCACGCTGGGCATCTACGCGGTCTACCCGCCGGGGCGCTTCACGCAGCCCAAAGTCCGCGCATTCATCGACTTTCTGGTCGAGCAATTCGCTGAAAAAGGCCCTGAAATCTGGTGA
- a CDS encoding DMT family transporter: protein MEAWVLITIVAAGVQTLRFMLQKRLKGLGLSTGGATFSRFLFAGPLAVTGLIALMLWHQTALPPLSARFWAFAVLGGMGQIIATFCTVSLFSERSFAVGIAFTKTETIQLAAFSALVLGEGVSAIGFAAIIIGTAGVVLISRPPQGWRSGKVLNRATVLGIAAGALFGLSALGYRGATLEIANPDALFRATAALAMVTTFQVVAMGLWLRWREPGEMGRVLATWRSTLPVGVTGVLGSLGWFTAFALQNAAYVRSVGQVELLFSIAISALVFRERPKAVELAGIALLSLSIVAIVLLA from the coding sequence ATGGAAGCCTGGGTTCTCATCACCATCGTCGCCGCCGGGGTGCAGACCCTGCGCTTCATGCTGCAAAAACGTCTCAAGGGGCTGGGCCTGTCGACGGGCGGCGCGACGTTTTCGCGCTTTCTCTTCGCCGGCCCCCTCGCGGTTACGGGCCTGATCGCCCTGATGCTCTGGCACCAAACCGCGCTGCCGCCCCTGTCGGCGCGCTTCTGGGCCTTCGCGGTACTGGGGGGCATGGGGCAGATCATCGCCACCTTCTGCACCGTCTCGCTGTTTTCCGAGCGCAGCTTCGCCGTCGGCATCGCCTTTACCAAGACCGAGACAATCCAGCTGGCCGCGTTTTCCGCGCTGGTGCTGGGCGAAGGTGTCTCGGCCATCGGGTTTGCCGCGATCATCATCGGCACCGCTGGCGTCGTGCTGATCTCGCGCCCGCCACAGGGCTGGCGCAGCGGCAAGGTGCTGAACCGCGCCACGGTTCTGGGTATCGCGGCGGGGGCGCTGTTTGGCCTGTCTGCGCTGGGCTATCGCGGGGCGACGCTGGAAATCGCCAACCCTGACGCGCTGTTCCGCGCCACCGCCGCGCTGGCCATGGTCACCACGTTTCAGGTCGTCGCGATGGGGCTCTGGCTGCGCTGGCGCGAACCGGGCGAAATGGGGCGCGTGCTGGCCACCTGGCGTTCGACCCTGCCGGTCGGTGTGACCGGCGTGCTGGGCAGCCTGGGTTGGTTCACCGCCTTCGCGCTGCAAAACGCCGCCTATGTGCGCAGCGTCGGACAGGTCGAGCTGCTGTTCTCCATCGCCATTTCGGCGCTGGTGTTCCGCGAGCGGCCCAAGGCGGTGGAGCTGGCGGGGATCGCGCTGTTGTCGCTGTCGATCGTGGCGATTGTGCTGCTGGCCTGA
- a CDS encoding NADPH-dependent 2,4-dienoyl-CoA reductase produces the protein MSSPYPHMLAPLDLGFTTLKNRVLMGSMHSGLEERGDWQRVATYYAERARGGVSLIVTGGMAPNPEGGVFPGAAGLYTPQDIANHKVVTDAVHAEGGKIAMQILHAGRYAYGPECVSSSPIKSPISPFPPKELDEEGIEKQIADFATAAVRAREAGYDGVEVMGSEGYFLNQFLCLHVNQRTDRWGGSYENRMRLPVEVVKRVREAVGPDFIIIYRISLLDLVPNGQTFDQIIQLAKAIEAAGATILNTGIGWHEARVPTIATSVPRAGFAWVTKKLMGHVGIPIITSNRINNPETAEEVLAGGSADMVSMARPFLADADFVAKAAAGKADTIAPCIGCNQACLDHTFSGKISTCLVNPRACHETELNYEPTAAAKTVAVIGAGPAGLMAALVADQRGHKVTLFEKDAQLGGQLNMARVIPGKEEFHGLVGWFETMVAASGIDLKLGVEASVEALAGFDEVIIATGVSPRDAGIPGEDGANVLSYIDVLRGKAEVGDRVAIVGAGGIGFDVAEYVTHQGVSPTLDAAEWRKEWGVGDPSEVPGGLLEPDAPAPARAVTLLQRKAEKPGKRLGKTTGWIHRASLAARDVKMVGGVSYEAITPEGIVLGGDKGPQLLEVDTVVMCAGQVPNRALADALIAAGTTVHVIGGADVAAELDAKRAIDQGARLAAAL, from the coding sequence ATGTCCAGCCCCTATCCCCACATGCTTGCCCCGCTTGATCTGGGCTTCACCACGCTCAAGAACCGGGTGTTGATGGGGTCCATGCATTCAGGCCTTGAGGAACGCGGCGACTGGCAGCGGGTGGCGACCTATTACGCCGAACGCGCGCGCGGCGGGGTCAGCCTGATCGTGACCGGCGGCATGGCGCCGAACCCTGAGGGCGGCGTATTTCCGGGCGCGGCGGGCCTTTACACACCGCAGGACATCGCCAACCACAAGGTGGTGACGGATGCCGTTCACGCCGAAGGCGGCAAGATCGCGATGCAGATCCTGCATGCCGGGCGTTATGCCTACGGGCCGGAATGCGTCAGCTCCTCGCCGATCAAGTCCCCGATCAGCCCCTTCCCGCCCAAAGAGCTGGACGAAGAGGGCATCGAGAAGCAGATCGCCGATTTCGCCACGGCAGCGGTGCGGGCGCGCGAGGCGGGGTATGACGGCGTCGAGGTGATGGGCTCCGAGGGCTATTTCCTCAACCAGTTCCTGTGCCTGCACGTCAACCAACGCACCGACCGCTGGGGCGGCAGCTATGAGAACCGCATGCGTCTGCCCGTCGAGGTGGTCAAGCGGGTGCGCGAGGCGGTCGGGCCGGATTTCATCATCATCTACCGCATCTCGTTGCTGGATCTGGTGCCCAACGGCCAGACCTTTGATCAGATCATCCAGCTGGCCAAGGCGATCGAGGCGGCGGGCGCAACGATCCTGAACACCGGCATCGGCTGGCACGAAGCCCGCGTGCCGACCATCGCCACCTCGGTCCCGCGCGCGGGCTTCGCCTGGGTGACGAAAAAGCTGATGGGGCATGTCGGCATCCCGATCATCACCTCGAACCGGATCAACAACCCTGAGACCGCCGAGGAAGTTCTAGCGGGTGGCAGCGCCGATATGGTTTCGATGGCGCGGCCGTTTCTGGCCGATGCCGATTTCGTCGCCAAGGCGGCGGCAGGCAAGGCCGACACCATCGCGCCTTGTATCGGCTGCAATCAGGCCTGTCTGGACCATACGTTCAGCGGCAAGATCTCAACCTGTCTGGTCAACCCGCGCGCCTGTCATGAGACCGAGCTGAATTACGAGCCGACGGCGGCGGCGAAAACGGTTGCGGTGATCGGCGCAGGCCCCGCCGGGCTGATGGCGGCGCTGGTGGCGGATCAGCGCGGGCACAAGGTGACGCTGTTCGAGAAGGACGCGCAGCTGGGTGGGCAGTTGAACATGGCGCGGGTGATTCCGGGGAAAGAGGAATTTCACGGGCTGGTCGGCTGGTTTGAAACGATGGTGGCGGCCTCGGGGATTGATCTGAAGCTGGGGGTTGAGGCCTCGGTCGAGGCATTGGCCGGGTTTGATGAGGTGATCATCGCCACCGGTGTGTCGCCCCGCGATGCGGGCATTCCGGGCGAGGACGGCGCCAATGTGCTCAGCTACATCGACGTGCTGCGCGGCAAGGCCGAGGTCGGCGACCGCGTGGCGATTGTCGGCGCGGGCGGTATCGGCTTTGACGTTGCCGAATACGTCACCCATCAGGGCGTCTCGCCGACGCTGGACGCGGCAGAATGGCGCAAGGAATGGGGCGTGGGCGATCCGTCCGAGGTTCCGGGCGGGCTGCTGGAACCCGACGCCCCCGCCCCGGCCCGCGCCGTGACGCTGCTGCAGCGCAAAGCCGAGAAGCCGGGCAAGCGGCTGGGCAAGACAACCGGCTGGATCCACCGTGCCAGTCTGGCGGCGCGCGACGTCAAGATGGTTGGCGGCGTGAGCTATGAGGCGATCACGCCTGAGGGCATCGTGCTGGGCGGCGACAAGGGTCCGCAGCTGCTGGAGGTGGACACGGTGGTGATGTGCGCGGGTCAGGTGCCCAACCGCGCGCTGGCTGATGCGCTGATCGCGGCGGGCACCACGGTGCATGTCATCGGCGGTGCCGATGTCGCGGCGGAACTCGACGCCAAGCGCGCGATTGATCAGGGCGCGCGGCTGGCTGCTGCGCTGTAA
- a CDS encoding CobW family GTP-binding protein, with the protein MSPIPVTLIAGYLGAGKTTVVNHLLSDTHGMRICVLVNDFGEIALDADLIENRSGDTLALSNGCMCCTIGDDFYDAIDRILRLDPRPEHLVIETSGVADPFKVGQIALAEPDLTLQGVVVVVDAVNFGASLADAFLGETLRNQIATAGLVLVTKSDIAPQGALKQLRATLAELAPEALRLVADYGRVPAEMLLEPLALRLRRDAPHAGHGGHHHDHGAEYRGWVYRGDGVADPAALDALLKAAIPGLYRLKGLMPLSDGGWCSFHRAGAQSDRRPATPPKGQGRAVAVGLADRFDPAQLQSAWDAILRNA; encoded by the coding sequence ATGAGCCCGATCCCCGTCACGCTGATCGCGGGCTATCTGGGCGCGGGCAAGACCACCGTGGTCAACCACCTTTTGTCCGATACCCACGGCATGCGGATCTGTGTTCTGGTCAATGACTTCGGTGAGATCGCACTGGATGCCGATCTCATCGAGAACCGCTCGGGCGATACGCTGGCGCTGTCGAATGGCTGCATGTGCTGCACCATCGGCGATGACTTCTACGACGCGATCGACCGCATCCTGCGGCTGGACCCGCGGCCCGAGCATCTGGTGATCGAAACCTCGGGCGTGGCCGATCCGTTCAAGGTCGGCCAGATCGCCTTGGCCGAGCCGGACCTGACGTTGCAGGGCGTCGTCGTCGTGGTCGATGCGGTGAATTTCGGCGCGTCGCTGGCCGATGCGTTTCTGGGTGAAACGCTGCGCAACCAGATCGCCACGGCGGGGCTGGTGCTGGTAACCAAATCCGACATCGCGCCGCAAGGTGCGTTGAAACAGCTGCGCGCCACGCTCGCTGAACTGGCGCCCGAAGCCCTGCGGCTGGTCGCGGATTATGGCCGCGTGCCGGCCGAAATGCTGCTCGAACCGCTGGCGCTGCGCCTGCGGCGGGACGCGCCGCACGCCGGGCACGGGGGGCATCACCACGACCACGGGGCCGAATATCGCGGCTGGGTGTATCGCGGGGACGGCGTGGCCGACCCGGCGGCGTTGGACGCGCTGCTCAAAGCAGCCATCCCCGGTCTCTATCGTCTCAAGGGTCTGATGCCGCTCTCCGATGGCGGTTGGTGCAGCTTTCACCGCGCAGGGGCGCAGTCCGACCGTCGCCCGGCCACGCCGCCGAAAGGGCAGGGGCGGGCGGTGGCGGTCGGTCTGGCGGATCGTTTTGACCCCGCCCAGCTTCAGTCCGCCTGGGACGCGATCCTGCGCAACGCTTAG
- a CDS encoding AEC family transporter, giving the protein MIFAAVLAGLVPSFLLVGLGGLVRRRLSENAWTGLDRLNFELLFPALLFTAAAARPMDLTRVAVIGPAVWAILTLGLIAGYAARRFGPESFLDFAGAWQTAWRFNTAMGFVAVATLSHADTAMMAVVAGMAVPLANIFAVSALSRGGNLGLWATVTRVVLNPFLLASVAGVMVGISGWIPPALLMAPLVLLAQAAIPVALLSIGATMDWRALARMDAFSGVLVGVKLVLLPAVTFAICRAVGADPALTQILTMFAALPTASAAHVLAAGFGADRMLTATVVAQSTLLAAISLPLWITAVQSAL; this is encoded by the coding sequence GTGATCTTCGCCGCCGTCCTTGCCGGTCTGGTGCCCAGCTTCCTGTTGGTGGGGCTGGGCGGGCTGGTGCGGCGGCGGCTGTCGGAAAATGCCTGGACCGGCCTGGACCGGCTGAATTTCGAACTGCTGTTTCCCGCCCTGCTGTTCACCGCCGCCGCCGCCCGCCCGATGGATCTGACGCGGGTGGCGGTTATTGGTCCGGCGGTCTGGGCGATCCTGACGCTGGGGCTGATCGCGGGTTATGCCGCGCGGCGGTTCGGACCTGAGAGCTTTCTGGACTTCGCCGGTGCCTGGCAGACGGCGTGGCGCTTCAACACCGCGATGGGGTTTGTCGCGGTTGCGACGCTCAGCCATGCCGACACCGCGATGATGGCCGTCGTGGCGGGCATGGCCGTGCCGCTGGCGAATATCTTCGCGGTCTCGGCACTGTCGCGGGGCGGCAATCTGGGGCTTTGGGCGACGGTGACGCGGGTGGTGCTGAACCCGTTCCTGCTTGCCTCGGTCGCCGGGGTGATGGTGGGGATCAGCGGCTGGATACCGCCCGCCCTGCTGATGGCCCCGCTGGTGCTGCTGGCACAAGCGGCGATCCCGGTGGCGCTGCTGTCGATTGGCGCGACGATGGACTGGCGGGCGCTGGCGCGGATGGATGCGTTCAGCGGCGTGCTGGTGGGGGTCAAGCTGGTGTTGCTGCCCGCCGTCACCTTTGCCATTTGCCGCGCAGTCGGGGCCGACCCTGCGCTGACGCAAATCCTGACAATGTTCGCCGCCCTGCCCACCGCATCGGCCGCGCATGTGCTGGCGGCGGGATTCGGCGCGGACCGGATGCTGACCGCGACTGTCGTCGCACAGTCGACATTACTGGCGGCGATAAGCCTGCCATTGTGGATCACCGCTGTCCAATCCGCCCTCTGA